DNA from Nitriliruptor alkaliphilus DSM 45188:
GATGTGGGCACGGCCCTCGGTCGACCAGACCCGGCGGGTCCGTCCGGTGAGCCGCCCGACGAGGTCGCTGATCGGGCGGGGCAGGAGGGACACGGGCGGCTCCAGGGCAGGTCGCGGCCAGTCAAGACCGCCGGTGCCGGTGCGTGGCGCCCGGGCCGGTGACCATCGGGCCGGGGTCCCACCCCGAGGTGGGGACGGACACCGTCCGGCGGTAGCGTGCGCAGCGGGGTCCGCGATGGGAGAGCACCCGTGACCACCGACCGCACCGCACAGCGCGACCAGTTCGTCGCCGCCTACCGGGCCGCGCTGGATGGTCTGCTCGCGGCGACCGACGGCCTCGACGAGGCCGCCTGGCGGGCTGACACCGGGTGCCCGGGCTGGGACGTGCACGACCACCTCGCGCACTGCACGGGCGTGGAGCGGAACCTGCTCGGCGACCCGGACCTCGACCCGGACGTCGAGGTGCCCGACCTGCCGCACCTACGTCACGACATCGGTCGCTACGTCGAACGTGACGTGCAGGCCCGTCGGGGGTTGCCGCACGGTGAGCTGCGCGCCGAGGCGCGTGACGCGTTCGCCCGGCGCCTCGTGGCGCTCGAACAGCTGACACCGGACCAGCTCACCCAGGAGACGAGGTCGTTGTTCGGTCCGATGCGGATGGCCTCGTGGTTGCGGATGCGTCTGTTCGACCTCGCCTGCCACGAACGGGACATCCGGGCCGCGGTCGGCCGGCTCGACGGACTGTCGGGTGAGCACGTCCCGATCATCGTCGAGCAGGCCCTGCGGTCCTGGGCCCGGACGCTGCCGACCCGTGTCGACGACGCGGTCACGGTGCGGTTCGAGATCGCCGGCGAGGACGTGGCCGACCTCGATCTCGGGAGCGGGACCCTGTCGCGCGGCGGCGGGAACGGTGAGGCCCCTGCGGCCACGTTGCGGCTGACCCCGGCCGACGCTCTGGCCCTCGCAGGTGGCCGCAGCGACGCCCCCGAGCTCGACGCCCTCGAGCACCGCGGGGACGAGGAACTGCTCGGGCGACTGATCGTCGCCGCCGGGGTCACGCCCTGATCGACGGCCGGGCCGGTCGCCGGACGCACGGCGTGGGGTGGCTGGAGGTGACGGCGGGCGTTCGGCTCGGTACCGTCCCGTCCACGCGCCGTCGTCGGCGCGTCTCGTGTGTGGCCTCTCACGGACCGTGTGACCCGGACCGACGTCGGTCGGACCGTCCGCGGACGACCGTGGCCCACCGGGCTCCAGACCCCCGGCCAGTCGTGCGGTGCCTCGCGCCACGCACGCAGGAAGACCCGAACGTGAAGCAGGGCATCCACCCCGAGTACTCGCTCGCGAGCGTGACCTGCTCGTGCGGCAACAAGTTCGAGACGCGCGCGACGGTCGACAGGATCTCCGTCGAGCTGTGCAACCAGTGCCACCCGTTCTACACCGGCAAGCAGAAGCTGGTCGACGCCGGTGGACGGGTGGACCGCTTCAAGCGGCGCCTCGAGAAGTCCGCCAAGCAGGCCTGAGGCCACCGAGCGCCTCACCACGTCACGCCGCCGGTCCGTCCGGCGGCGTCGTCGTGTCAGCCGGCGCCCGGGTGAGGCCGGTCGAGGCTCGGTGCGAGCTCCTGCAGGTGGGCCAGGATGGCGGCTGCTGCCCGCACCTCGCCGAGCAGCGCGTCGAGGGTCTCGGTCGCGTGTGCGGGCAGGTCGTCCTCGCCGCGCAGCAGGTCGATGCCGAGCAGCAGCGCACCGACGTGGTTGGCCAGGCCGTGCACGAGCTCGGCCAGGGCCTGCGGGTCGGCGGGCGTGTCGTCCAGGGCTCGCTCCGGGTCGGGGTCCGCCATGATGGTCACCGGTCGTCCGCGCTGACGCTACGTGCCGCGACGGTGACCGCACGTGGTGGCTGGGCCGGATGGCCGTCCAGGTAGCCTGAGCGCGCACTGACGGACGCCATGAGGGAGCCGTTGCGAGCTCTGATCGTCGAGGATCACGCGGCCACGGCCGAAGCCATCGCTCGCGTCCTCGCACGGGAGGGGTTCACCGCCGTCGCGACCCACCAGGGCGCCGACGGCGGTCGGGAGGCCCGTGGGGGTGGCTACGACCTGCTCGTCCTCGACCTGCGCCTCCCCGACCTCGACGGGGTGGAGCTGTGCCGATCGCTCCGGCAGGAGGGGCACTGGGTCCCGATCCTGATGGTCAGCGGGCGGGGTAGCACGACCGACGTGGTCCGCGGCCTCGAGGCCGGCGCCGACGACTACCTGCCCAAGCCCTTCGCGGTGGACGAGCTCCGTGTGAGGGTCCGGGCCCTTGCGCGACGCCACCACCGTGACGGTCGGGCACCCGTGCTGGCCCCGGCCCCCCTGGAGCTCGACCGGTCGACCCGCGAGGTGGTCGGCGACGACCAGCGGGTCGAGCTGTCCCCGCGGGAGTTCGAGCTGCTCGAGGTGCTACTCGACCAGGAGGGCCGCGTGTGCTCGCGTGCGCACCTGTTGCGGCGGGTCTGGAGGCGCGAGGAGGACGGCGGCAAGCTCGTCGACGTCTACGTCGGGTACCTACGCCGCAAGCTCCAGCGTGTCGGGGTCGAAGCGACGATCGAGACGGTGCGGGGGGTCGGCTACCGGTTGACGCTGCCGTCCGAGTCGGGCTGACGGGCAGCTGACGCCGCCCGTGGACCGAGGTCCGTCCCGAGCGCCACCTGGACCTGTCGCAGCAGGTCCGCCGCGGTGAACGGTTTGCTGAGCCAGGTGCTGCCGGGCACCTCCGCACCGCCGTTGGCGGGGGGGAGTCCGGAGCTGATCAGGACCGGGACAGCGGGACGCGCGGCCCGCAGCCGGAACACCAGTTCGCGCCCGCCGATGCGCGGCATGAGCAGGTCGGTGAGCAGCAGGTCGATCCGCGCATCCGGGTCGTCGATCACCTCCAGGGCGGCGACCCCGTCCCCGGCCTCCAGGACGGCGTAGCCGGCCCGTTCGAGCGTGCGGCAGGCGAGGCGGCGAACGAGCGGCTCGTCGTCGACGAGGAGCACCACCTCGCCGCTGCCACGTGCCTCCGCATCCGGCGGTCGTGCCGGGCGCGGAGCGGGGCGGGTCGTGCGCGCGGCGGGTAGGTGCACGGTGAACGTGGTGCCCTCCCCGGGCCGGCTGTCGACGGCGATGTCGCCGTCGTGGCTCGCCACGATGGTGTGGGCGGTGGAGAGGCCGAGCCCGGTGCCGTCGCCGGCCGTCTTGGTGGTGAAGAAGGGCTCGAAGATGCGATCGCTGATCTCCCGCGGCATGCCCTGACCGGTGTCCTCGACCTCGAGGCGCACGTACGGCCCCGGGGCGAGGGGGTGTTCACGGGAGCGGCCACCGCCCGGCATGGTGACCTCGCTGGCCCGGAGCTCGATCTGGCCGCCGTCCGGCATGGCGTCGCGGGCGTTGAGCAGGAGGTTGACCAGGATCTGGTGGATCTGTGTCGGATCGCCCCGGACCGCACCGACACCGGGCGAGGTGAGCACTCGCAGCTCGATGTCGGGGGGGAAGGTCTGCTGGACGAGGCCGGCGAGCTCGTGCAGCAGCGGTTCGATCGCGACCTCGACCCGCCGCCCGTCGACCCCGCGGGCGAAGGACAGGACCTGGGCGACGATGTCGGTGCCCCGCCGGGTGTTGCGCTCCACGGTCTCGAGCACCTCGAGCCGGAGCGGGTCGGTCTCGCCGTCGCGGAGGAGCTCGAGCGACATCAGGACGGGTGTGAGCACGTTGCGCAGATCGTGGGCGAGCCCGCCGGCCAACGTGCCGACCGCCTGGAGCCGCTGGGCGCGCGCGAGCTGGTGCTCCATCCGCCGCTGCTCGGTCACGTCGGTGGCGATCGCGAGGACCGAGCGTGGTCGGCCACCGGGGTCGCGGACCAGCGTCAGTCGGGCTTCGATGATCACTTCCCCACC
Protein-coding regions in this window:
- a CDS encoding hybrid sensor histidine kinase/response regulator codes for the protein MPRRTADAPAAVAEHLEQSRSLHRIAGEVGHIGGWTFDLDERQLIWSDEVLTLLEHPVTDDVEVDAIAACRPADRVALAAAIEACRTDGTSFDLEVEVATRTGRWLRARIVAEPQHDADGTVRRIIGAFQDISELHAAREAARAAGERLALTLDRVSDGLCVLSNDLEVTYVNARAAAALQAPIERLLGRPLWEGAGVRWPELSGACREAVDERVTLVLPEVEVAALSAWIEVRVDPTDHGLAVSFHDVTRQRAAREALQRREVVLADQAALLDTATDAIVVRDLEHRITYWNRSAERLYGWSADEAIGRSIRDLLHPEDPSAFDAAQASLLAEDAWAGVLTPRRRDGGEVIIEARLTLVRDPGGRPRSVLAIATDVTEQRRMEHQLARAQRLQAVGTLAGGLAHDLRNVLTPVLMSLELLRDGETDPLRLEVLETVERNTRRGTDIVAQVLSFARGVDGRRVEVAIEPLLHELAGLVQQTFPPDIELRVLTSPGVGAVRGDPTQIHQILVNLLLNARDAMPDGGQIELRASEVTMPGGGRSREHPLAPGPYVRLEVEDTGQGMPREISDRIFEPFFTTKTAGDGTGLGLSTAHTIVASHDGDIAVDSRPGEGTTFTVHLPAARTTRPAPRPARPPDAEARGSGEVVLLVDDEPLVRRLACRTLERAGYAVLEAGDGVAALEVIDDPDARIDLLLTDLLMPRIGGRELVFRLRAARPAVPVLISSGLPPANGGAEVPGSTWLSKPFTAADLLRQVQVALGTDLGPRAASAARQPDSDGSVNR
- a CDS encoding maleylpyruvate isomerase family mycothiol-dependent enzyme, giving the protein MTTDRTAQRDQFVAAYRAALDGLLAATDGLDEAAWRADTGCPGWDVHDHLAHCTGVERNLLGDPDLDPDVEVPDLPHLRHDIGRYVERDVQARRGLPHGELRAEARDAFARRLVALEQLTPDQLTQETRSLFGPMRMASWLRMRLFDLACHERDIRAAVGRLDGLSGEHVPIIVEQALRSWARTLPTRVDDAVTVRFEIAGEDVADLDLGSGTLSRGGGNGEAPAATLRLTPADALALAGGRSDAPELDALEHRGDEELLGRLIVAAGVTP
- the rpmE gene encoding 50S ribosomal protein L31; the protein is MKQGIHPEYSLASVTCSCGNKFETRATVDRISVELCNQCHPFYTGKQKLVDAGGRVDRFKRRLEKSAKQA
- a CDS encoding response regulator transcription factor, with translation MREPLRALIVEDHAATAEAIARVLAREGFTAVATHQGADGGREARGGGYDLLVLDLRLPDLDGVELCRSLRQEGHWVPILMVSGRGSTTDVVRGLEAGADDYLPKPFAVDELRVRVRALARRHHRDGRAPVLAPAPLELDRSTREVVGDDQRVELSPREFELLEVLLDQEGRVCSRAHLLRRVWRREEDGGKLVDVYVGYLRRKLQRVGVEATIETVRGVGYRLTLPSESG